GCCTTACTATAGAGAATATCCCCGCAAATAACAGAGGCTTCGTCTCCCCAGCGCGAATTCAGGGTCACCTGCTTTCGGCGCAAAGCTGCGTGGTCCATGACATCGTCGTGAATCAAACTCGCCACGTGGATAAGCTCCACAACCACGCCAAGCTTCACCCGGAGCGCATCATCGGCTCCACCCGAATGCGCCGCCGACAGGAGCACCAGGGCCGGACGCAAGAACTTGCCACGCCCCTCGGCCAAGTGCCGGCCGATTTCCTGGATCATGCCGCGCTCGCCTTCAATCTGCCTCAAATACTCTTGATCCACCCGCTCCAGCGCATCCCAAACAGGAGCGTAAATCGTCTGCAAGGGAGCAAATTGCGACACCGTCGATTGAGAGAGGATCGGATTCATCGGTCTTTCTCCGCCCAGTAAATCCCGACTAAACCCCCATACACCGCATCAAAACCTGATTTACAGAATCCAACTTCTTTCATGGTCCTCACCACTTCCTCAGGCTCCATAAACTCCAAGATAGAAGCCGAAAGATACTCAAAGGGTTCCTGCGTCCCGGTCAAGACCCGCCCGATACGCGGCAGCACCCGGTTCAAATACCACCGGTGCCCGTTCTGCATCCAGGCAGAGCCGGGCTTTCCCAAATCCAGCATCAAAACCTGTCCGTGGGGCCGGAGCACGCGAAACACTTCATCCAAGACCCGCGGCATTTGGGATCG
The DNA window shown above is from Candidatus Omnitrophota bacterium and carries:
- a CDS encoding polyprenyl synthetase family protein yields the protein MNPILSQSTVSQFAPLQTIYAPVWDALERVDQEYLRQIEGERGMIQEIGRHLAEGRGKFLRPALVLLSAAHSGGADDALRVKLGVVVELIHVASLIHDDVMDHAALRRKQVTLNSRWGDEASVICGDILYSKAFKLLVDIGVPDVMQTVARSTMVMCSGQLAELERRQDLGLQREGYLDIIIQKTARLISDCCRSGAQLAGAHPSV